The Chitinophagaceae bacterium genome window below encodes:
- a CDS encoding SusD/RagB family nutrient-binding outer membrane lipoprotein codes for MKRNTLLIKIVTVVFCAAFITGCTKKFEEINTSPTLVTKDKIKPSLLLTSVLKNSVFEVSSQGVTSNFAGFYTNPASGDIFLDRDFGGDFGSYSSYLINIAEIIRLTANDPALSNQNAIARIWKAWLFQRLTDKYGDIPYTDAVHDADNIVLQPKYDKQEDIYKDLLKELKEAAAQLVVDPAKASFGSADILLGGSVDGWKRFANSLRLRMAIRVRYADATLAAQHITEVITGPLIQNNSQNVTLSTLDDGQSDNLNELYSKNLRQPDNMTVSFTVTDNLLRVNDPRLSLFAKPAVKPAPGALYRGAPLQIGGDQRPRYGTDSVSLMGDYFLQPVFDIVVMNAAEVYFLRAEAALASLTSENAQLMYAAGIQAAMDQYGIASSATTTYLASAAGTLTGTTEQKLEQIIVQKWLGIYYNGDEGWAEFRRTGYPRIWTGNVLGDTGGKVPRRFTYPRSEFLQNQASVQEAISRLTGGDELLSRIWWDKKAGLPFAHPKQGMFPPEF; via the coding sequence GAAGAAATCAATACAAGCCCAACACTGGTTACAAAGGATAAAATCAAACCATCATTACTGCTGACCTCTGTACTGAAGAATTCTGTTTTTGAAGTTTCCAGTCAGGGTGTTACATCAAACTTTGCGGGATTTTATACAAACCCTGCTTCAGGTGATATTTTTTTGGATCGTGATTTTGGTGGCGACTTTGGAAGTTACAGCAGCTATCTTATAAATATTGCGGAGATAATCCGGCTTACTGCAAACGATCCTGCTCTCAGCAATCAAAATGCTATTGCAAGAATTTGGAAAGCGTGGTTGTTTCAACGGCTTACTGATAAGTACGGTGATATCCCTTATACAGATGCGGTTCATGATGCAGACAATATCGTCCTTCAACCTAAGTACGATAAACAGGAAGACATCTATAAAGATTTGCTGAAAGAATTAAAAGAGGCCGCCGCACAATTAGTTGTTGATCCTGCTAAGGCATCATTTGGGAGTGCGGATATTCTCTTGGGTGGTAGTGTAGATGGTTGGAAAAGATTTGCCAATTCATTGCGTTTAAGGATGGCTATCAGAGTACGTTATGCAGATGCCACGCTTGCTGCTCAGCATATCACAGAGGTTATAACAGGTCCATTGATTCAGAATAATTCTCAGAATGTAACATTATCAACTTTGGATGATGGACAAAGCGACAACCTGAATGAACTTTATTCCAAAAATTTGCGGCAGCCCGATAATATGACCGTATCATTTACAGTAACAGATAATTTACTGAGGGTAAATGATCCAAGATTATCCCTGTTTGCAAAACCTGCTGTTAAACCTGCACCCGGCGCTTTGTACAGGGGAGCGCCACTTCAGATCGGTGGAGACCAAAGACCAAGATACGGAACAGATTCAGTATCGCTGATGGGTGATTATTTTTTGCAGCCAGTATTCGATATTGTTGTTATGAATGCTGCTGAAGTATATTTCCTGAGGGCTGAAGCTGCCTTGGCAAGTTTAACTTCTGAAAACGCCCAGCTAATGTATGCTGCAGGTATTCAGGCAGCAATGGATCAGTATGGAATTGCTTCTTCAGCTACCACAACTTACCTTGCTTCTGCTGCCGGTACATTAACAGGAACTACCGAGCAAAAACTGGAGCAGATTATTGTACAGAAATGGCTTGGCATTTATTATAATGGTGATGAAGGTTGGGCTGAGTTCAGGCGTACCGGTTACCCAAGAATATGGACGGGTAATGTATTGGGTGATACAGGAGGTAAAGTTCCCCGCAGGTTCACCTATCCAAGAAGTGAATTCTTGCAAAACCAGGCCAGTGTGCAGGAAGCCATCAGCAGGCTTACTGGTGGCGATGAATTATTGAGCAGGATATGGTGGGATAAAAAAGCAGGACTACCTTTCGCTCATCCAAAGCAGGGAATGTTTCCGCCTGAATTTTAA